A DNA window from Ahaetulla prasina isolate Xishuangbanna chromosome 7, ASM2864084v1, whole genome shotgun sequence contains the following coding sequences:
- the CDPF1 gene encoding cysteine-rich DPF motif domain-containing protein 1: MESKKDTFECELCGLTAPYSYYGHKPPNAYSVTLLEDCYVMKDPFTSDKDKFLILGAQCSLCHKRVCAGPDCSLFYSKRFCLPCVKAHITEFPLEIEEDLKKKAHSKSSKKGESKNLGKS, from the exons ATGGAATCGAAAAAGGACACTTTTGAATGTGAGCTGTGTGGATTAACAGCCCCTTACAGCTACTATGGACATAAACCTCCCAACGCCTACTCAGTCAC cctcctGGAAGACTGTTACGTTATGAAGGACCCCTTCACCTCAGACAAGGACAAATTCCTTATCCTTGGAGCGCAGTGTAGCCTGTGTCACAAACGGGTGTGTGCTGGCCCG GACTGCAGTCTTTTCTATTCCAAACGGTTTTGCCTCCCCTGCGTGAAAGCACACATCACTGAATTTCCTTTGGAAATAGAagaagatttgaaaaaaaaagcacactcAAAATCTTCCAAAAAAGGAGAGTCTAAGAATTTAGGGAAAAGCTAG